The Kineothrix sp. MB12-C1 genome includes a window with the following:
- the uvrC gene encoding excinuclease ABC subunit UvrC produces the protein MFDFNEELKKLPAKPGVYIMRDMKDTIIYVGKAINLHSRVRSYFRKNIGRGPQIDKMVTQIDRFEYIITDSELEALVLENNLIKEYSPRYNTMLKDDKTYPYIKVTVAEPFPRILFSREMKKDKSRYFGPYTSAAAVKDTIDLINKLYLLRTCNRNLPKDCGKERPCLNYHIKQCAGPCQAYVTQEEYRAQVEKALDFLNGNYKPILKDLEGKMQEASENMEFEEAVKYRDLYNSVKQVAQKQKITDSYGEDKDIIALALDENDAVVQVFFIRNGKLIGREHFYMTHVSGSSKSQVLLDFVKQFYAGTPFIPKELMLQEDIEDIEILEKWLTARRGSRVYLRVPKKGAKEKLVELAAKNAALVLSQDREKIKREEGRTIGAVKEISSLIGVEGIQRMEAYDISNISGFANVGSMIVYEKGKPKRSDYRKFRIKSVSGPDDYACMKEVLTRRFVHGMEEQKELTMKEMEKEFGSFTKFPDLILMDGGKGQVNIALEVLNELHISIPVCGMVKDDNHRTRGLYYNNAEIPIDRNSEGFKLITRVQDEAHRFAIEYHRSLRGKSQVKSVLDDIPGVGPTRRKALMRHFKSIEEIKEADAKRLSQVPEIPLHIAEGIYEFFHQEETE, from the coding sequence ATGTTTGATTTTAATGAAGAACTGAAAAAGCTGCCCGCAAAACCGGGCGTATATATTATGCGCGATATGAAAGATACAATTATCTATGTAGGAAAAGCCATTAACCTGCATAGCCGTGTCAGATCTTATTTCCGTAAAAATATTGGCCGCGGGCCGCAAATAGATAAAATGGTGACACAGATCGACCGGTTTGAGTATATTATTACCGATTCTGAGTTGGAAGCACTTGTGCTTGAGAATAACCTGATTAAGGAGTACAGTCCCCGTTACAATACGATGCTTAAGGATGATAAAACCTATCCTTATATTAAAGTAACGGTGGCAGAACCGTTCCCACGGATACTTTTTTCCAGGGAAATGAAGAAGGATAAATCCCGCTATTTCGGCCCTTATACGAGTGCGGCGGCTGTTAAGGATACCATTGATTTAATTAATAAGCTTTATCTGTTAAGAACCTGTAACAGAAACCTCCCGAAGGATTGTGGAAAGGAACGCCCTTGTTTAAATTATCATATTAAGCAATGTGCGGGCCCCTGTCAGGCATATGTGACTCAGGAAGAGTATCGGGCACAAGTGGAAAAGGCGCTGGACTTTTTAAATGGGAATTATAAGCCCATTCTAAAGGATCTGGAGGGAAAAATGCAGGAGGCTTCCGAGAATATGGAATTCGAAGAAGCGGTAAAATATAGGGATCTGTATAATAGTGTGAAGCAGGTGGCGCAGAAACAGAAGATTACGGATAGCTATGGAGAGGATAAGGATATTATAGCCCTTGCTCTGGATGAAAACGATGCGGTAGTTCAAGTATTTTTTATCCGAAACGGGAAACTAATAGGAAGAGAACATTTCTATATGACACATGTGTCAGGGAGTAGTAAATCACAAGTGCTTCTCGATTTCGTGAAGCAATTTTATGCAGGAACCCCCTTTATCCCCAAGGAGCTGATGCTGCAGGAAGATATCGAGGATATTGAGATATTGGAAAAGTGGCTGACAGCCAGAAGGGGCAGTCGCGTATATCTTCGAGTGCCGAAAAAGGGCGCCAAGGAGAAGTTGGTGGAACTGGCAGCGAAGAATGCTGCTCTCGTATTAAGCCAGGACAGGGAGAAAATTAAAAGAGAAGAAGGAAGAACGATCGGTGCGGTAAAGGAAATCTCTTCCTTAATCGGCGTAGAAGGGATTCAACGCATGGAGGCATATGATATTTCCAATATTAGCGGCTTTGCTAACGTGGGATCCATGATTGTGTATGAAAAGGGAAAACCCAAACGCAGCGATTATCGTAAGTTCAGAATTAAGTCGGTATCCGGTCCGGATGATTATGCATGTATGAAAGAGGTGCTTACCAGGCGCTTTGTTCATGGTATGGAGGAACAGAAGGAACTTACGATGAAGGAGATGGAGAAAGAATTCGGCAGCTTCACGAAATTCCCCGATTTGATTCTTATGGATGGTGGAAAGGGGCAAGTAAATATTGCCTTGGAAGTGCTGAACGAGCTTCATATTTCTATTCCTGTCTGTGGTATGGTAAAGGACGATAATCACAGAACGAGAGGACTGTATTACAATAATGCAGAAATTCCTATTGACAGAAACTCGGAAGGATTTAAACTGATTACGAGAGTACAGGATGAAGCGCACCGCTTCGCCATAGAATATCATCGTTCTCTCCGCGGCAAATCTCAGGTCAAATCGGTGTTGGACGATATACCGGGTGTGGGTCCTACGAGAAGGAAGGCACTGATGCGCCATTTCAAATCCATCGAGGAGATTAAAGAGGCCGATGCGAAGAGGCTTTCTCAGGTGCCGGAGATTCCTTTGCATATTGCAGAAGGCATTTATGAGTTTTTTCATCAGGAGGAAACGGAGTAA
- a CDS encoding IS110 family transposase: protein MIYAGIDVAKDKHDCFITNSEGEVLFKAFTIPNNRDGFDELYQKIASVTDDLTKVKVGLEATGHYSYNILGYLLDKGLTTFVINPLHTNLYRKSLSLRKTKTDKVDAHTIATMLMSDVNLKSYSDTSYHNEELKSLTRYRFDKVKERAKLKSSVSRLVTILFPELEKLVPTLHMTSVYALLAEFPSASAIADSHLTRLTNLLSTASKGRYGKDTAILFREAARSSIGSHMPAKSLELKHTLKLIQEISAEIDEIEAEIKSIMDSIHSPILTIPGISYRMGAMIIAEIGDFSRFDSPDKILAYAGMSPSTYQSGQLESSYSHMEKRGSRYLRYALYNATKYVCHWDPTFAIYLEKKRSEGKHYNVALSHATKKLVRVIYQLEKSGQLYLKAA from the coding sequence ATGATTTACGCAGGAATTGATGTTGCCAAGGATAAGCATGATTGCTTTATCACGAACTCAGAGGGTGAAGTGCTTTTTAAAGCTTTTACCATTCCAAACAACCGGGATGGTTTTGATGAGCTCTATCAGAAGATCGCATCCGTTACCGATGATTTAACCAAAGTAAAAGTAGGGCTAGAAGCCACTGGACACTACAGTTATAACATCTTGGGATATCTTCTTGATAAAGGTCTGACCACCTTTGTTATCAATCCGTTACATACCAATCTTTACAGAAAAAGTCTAAGCCTTAGAAAGACGAAAACGGATAAAGTTGATGCCCATACGATTGCTACAATGCTCATGTCTGATGTGAACTTAAAGTCCTACTCAGACACATCTTATCATAATGAGGAACTTAAGTCACTAACCCGTTATCGTTTTGATAAAGTGAAAGAACGGGCAAAACTGAAATCCTCGGTTTCACGTCTTGTAACAATCCTCTTTCCAGAGCTGGAGAAACTTGTTCCTACCCTTCATATGACATCTGTTTATGCGTTACTGGCTGAATTTCCAAGTGCATCTGCCATTGCTGATTCACACCTTACAAGGCTAACGAACCTCTTGTCTACTGCTTCAAAAGGACGCTACGGAAAAGATACTGCTATCCTTTTTCGTGAAGCTGCAAGGTCTTCGATTGGCTCTCATATGCCTGCTAAGTCTTTGGAACTAAAGCATACCCTCAAGCTCATTCAGGAAATCTCTGCTGAGATTGATGAAATCGAAGCTGAAATCAAGTCCATAATGGACAGTATCCATTCACCAATCTTAACGATTCCTGGTATCAGCTATCGCATGGGTGCCATGATTATTGCCGAAATCGGCGATTTTAGTAGATTTGACTCTCCAGATAAAATTCTTGCTTATGCCGGAATGTCTCCTTCTACCTACCAATCAGGGCAGTTAGAATCATCGTATTCCCATATGGAAAAACGTGGCTCCCGCTATCTTCGCTATGCCTTATATAATGCAACAAAGTATGTCTGCCATTGGGATCCAACCTTTGCTATCTACTTGGAGAAGAAACGCTCCGAAGGGAAACACTACAATGTTGCACTTTCCCATGCTACAAAAAAACTGGTCAGAGTGATTTATCAACTGGAAAAATCAGGGCAGCTTTATCTAAAAGCAGCTTAG